A window of Massilia sp. NR 4-1 genomic DNA:
CAGTACTACCGCTTCGACAAGCCGCGCCGCTGGATCAATTCCGGCGGCCTGGGCACCATGGGCGTCGGCCTGCCATACGCCATGGGCGTGCAGATGGCCAATCCCGACGCCACCGTGGCCTGCATCACCGGCGAAGGCTCGATCCAGATGTGCATCCAGGAGCTGGCCACCTGCAAGCAGTACCACCTGACGCCCAAGATCATCCTGCTCAACAACCGCTTCCTCGGCATGGTGCGCCAGTGGCAGCAGATCGACTACGGCTCGCGCTACTCCGAGTCGTATATGGATTCGCTGCCCGACTTCGAAAAGCTGGCCGAAGCCTATGGCCACGTCGGCATGCGCATCGAAAAGCCGGGCGATGTGGACGGCGCCCTGCGCGAAGCATTTGGCATGAAAGACCGTCTGGTCTTCATGAACTTCATTACCGACCAGAGCGAAAACGTGTGGCCGATGGTGAAGGCTGGCAAAGGCCTCTCCGAAATGCTGCTTGGCTCGGAGGATCTCTGATATGCGACACATCATCTCTGTCTTGCTGGAAAACGAAGCCGGTGCGCTCTCGCGCGTGGTCGGCCTGTTCTCGGCGCGCGGCTACAACATCGAAACGCTGACGGTCGCGCCGACCGAGGACGCCACCCTGTCGCGCATGACCATCGTCACCAGCGGCTCGGACGACATCATCGAGCAGATCACCAAGCACCTGAACCGCCTGATCGAGGTGGTCAAGGTGGTCGATCTGACCGAAGGCCAGCACATCGAGCGCGAGCTCATGCTGATCAAGGTGAGGGCAGTGGGCAAGGAGCGCGAAGAAATGAAGCGCACCGCCGACATCTTCCGCGGCCGCATCATCGACGTGACCGAGAAGACCTACACCATCGAACTGACCGGCGCCAAGAGCAAGCTCGATGCCTTCATCGACGCCATCGACCGCACCTCGATTCTGGAAACCGTCCGCACCGGCGGCTCGGGCATAGGACGCGGCGAACGCATCCTCAAAGTCTGAGCGCTATACCCACACATTACACACGCAAAATATACAAGGAATAAATCATGAAAGTTTTCTACGACAAAGACGCTGACCTCTCCCTCATCAAAGGCAAAAACGTGGCCATCATCGGCTACGGCTCGCAAGGCCACGCCCACGCCCAGAACCTGAGCGATTCCGGCGTCAACGTGACGGTCGGCCTGCGCAAGGGCGGCGCTTCGTGGCAGAAGGTGGAAAAGGCCGGTCTGAAAGTGGCCGAAGTAAATGAAGCGGTGAAAGCGGCCGACGTCATCATGATCCTGCTGCCGGACGAGAACATCGCCCAGGTCTACAAGGAAAACGTCGAACCGAACGCCAAGCAGGGCGCGGTGCTGGCCTTCGCCCACGGCTTCAATGTGCACTACGGCCAGGTCGTGCCGCGCGCCGACCTCGACGTGATCATGGTCGCGCCGAAAGCGCCGGGCCACACCGTGCGCGGCACCTACACCCAGGGCGGCGGCGTGCCGCACCTGATCGCCGTGCACCAGGATAAATCCGGCATCGCGCGCGACATCGCCCTGTCGTATGCTTCCGCGAACGGCGGCGGCAAGGCCGGCATCATCGAAACCAATTTCCGCGAAGAGACCGAGACCGACCTGTTCGGCGAACAAGCCGTGCTGTGCGGCGGCACCGTCGAGCTGATC
This region includes:
- the ilvN gene encoding acetolactate synthase small subunit, which gives rise to MRHIISVLLENEAGALSRVVGLFSARGYNIETLTVAPTEDATLSRMTIVTSGSDDIIEQITKHLNRLIEVVKVVDLTEGQHIERELMLIKVRAVGKEREEMKRTADIFRGRIIDVTEKTYTIELTGAKSKLDAFIDAIDRTSILETVRTGGSGIGRGERILKV
- the ilvC gene encoding ketol-acid reductoisomerase, with the protein product MKVFYDKDADLSLIKGKNVAIIGYGSQGHAHAQNLSDSGVNVTVGLRKGGASWQKVEKAGLKVAEVNEAVKAADVIMILLPDENIAQVYKENVEPNAKQGAVLAFAHGFNVHYGQVVPRADLDVIMVAPKAPGHTVRGTYTQGGGVPHLIAVHQDKSGIARDIALSYASANGGGKAGIIETNFREETETDLFGEQAVLCGGTVELIKAGFETLVEAGYAPEMAYFECLHELKLIVDLIYEGGIANMNYSISNNAEYGEYVTGPKVVTSATKDAMRQCLKDIQTGEYAKSFILENKAGAPTLISRRRLTSEHQIEEVGAKLRAMMPWIAKNKLVDQSKN